TTGGGATGCAGATACACTGTATATTCATGATTCAGGCTACACTGAGTTAACTCCACTGGACTGCTTCATAGGTGATTCCTCATTAAATGGCTGCATTCACCCAGCACTTTGCAATTTACCTGTGATTaacctattcacacacacaccagaggcAGTGAACCATGCAAGGTGCTGCTCTGACCATCGGGAGCCATTGAGAGTTCAGCGCCTCGCCCAAGGACAGTTCAACGTGTGGACAAGGAGGAGCTGCGGCGCTAACCGCCATCACCACGATAAGCGGATGACTCGCTTTGCCTCCACTCTCTCAAGATTTGGAATAAAGATATTTCAGGACATCATACTGAGTACCTTAGAGGTTTATGTAAAGTTTTGGCAGAAACTTGCAGGCATGGTCAGAGTTGCAGGTCCTCATCTGACAACATGTAGGTGTTACAGGCACAGGATCTCACAAGTTATATGGCAGAAGTCCAGTGATCAATGAGTCACGATTCAACTTAACTttaaacacaaaccacacacagatCTTTATGAGATCATTCAAAAAATacagcaaagacaaacacgCCCTGATTGAGAGCACATGCAGACTCACACTCATACACCCGTGCACCTGCAGCACGAGGGTCATTCATCAGGCTGCTAATACGTCTCCTATGTCCCCAACCTCAAAGACAAACATTAGTTCCTCACAGACTCATACAGGAAAGAACGTGCATGAGCACCAGCACacgcatgtttgtgttttacacagGCAGACACATTACTCACGCCTCACACCTGCTCACCCCAGAAACACCCATCAGTCATGCACATACGCTTTAACCACtgaggaagaaatgaaaaccataacacacacacaggcggaCAGAGAGatacacacatttcattttgatttgctGGATGATCTCGATGAGCTCCATCTCTGTAGGCATGTAGCCCATGGTCCTCATGCAGTCTGCGATGTCTTTGTAATGGATGAAGCCGTCCGCGTCATAGTCAAATTCCTTAAaggcctcctgcagctctgacagacacacaaacgaaTTACAGCAATTGCAGCACAACATAAAGTGGGGCGacgtttccccccccccctcgagtcagacacacacagcgtgCACAGACACTGATAGCGATGCTTTCAGCAGAATGAACTTATCTGTAAGTTGTTGCCTCCAGCAGACAGAGCTGTGGCCGGCTCTTGAGAACAGTAAGTTaggttgttttatttaattttgtagCTGTGAGTCATTGGCAAACAGTATTTCAAGGCAAATCTGAGGCAGTTTAATGTTAACAGTGAGAAATATCAATGCAATTgttgaagctgtgcatcttttCACTAGTCATTAATCATGTGCTTGCATCATAATTACACTCACAACATCTTACCATCCAGCTCCTCTGGCATCAGCTCCCTCTCCTGCagaacagagaacagagagacagTGGAAATGATTACAACACAGCATCAGAGGAAGGGGTGTAAAATCAGGGTGCCTCTAAAACAGCAAATGCTCCTGAGAAATACCCCAGTGATAATCTGTTTTCAACGACCAAATTAGAATAACATGCATATCATGTCAACACCACTGCATGCTGACAGTATCCTCTAATGGGATTTCACCCAGCGACATGTCTTTCTAATTTGCAAAATAACACAATGCCACACACTCCTACgtgcacactcacatgcacttCATCTGCAGCATCCTGAGGGAGACGCAGCAGCAcaagctcagtgtgtgtgtgtgtctgcattcaaACACGTACCTACGCATAGCCGATATGACGGAGCATTTCAAAAACCTCAGATCGTCATGTTCagacactaatacacacacagacacactcatatGATGAGCATGCAGCCCTATGTGTGACACGTTCAGTATTCTCTTGCCTTGTTTTGACATTTGCTCAGGGTGAtctcttgctccctctctccttttttcctcctttccctctttctcttctcttttcatgtgttttcagagAAGTTGAGGCAAAGCCAGGAGTAGGAATAAAATCTCCATTTAGTCAGTTAGCATAATGATAGCGCTAAAGTTAAGTGTGTCGTTTAAGTAGATCGACACTCGGTAGAGCAAATACATCAAAAatgcccaacagtccacttaaatttaatcaagttgcaccaaatttcaaacactcataaatatcagttccatATCATATATTTCTTTAATCAAGATCCACGAAAGGAAAGTGTTTAAAAAACGTCCAAACtctcagtgttaaagaaagtaaaaagaaatcctggctccgcaacaaaaatatttcttcTCTGACCGATACCTCATCCTTCCAAGTTTAATGGAAATCAGTTGTGTACTGTAATCATGtttacaatcaaacaaacaaacaaacagggtgaaaacataacctccttggcgtaTCACATGCATCAGTCCTTGAAACAATAATCCACTTAgcatatcagcaaacatttaCTGACACTCATTTGCATATGTAAAGCTTGTTCATTGAAGTATCATATCCTGAAATGAAACCATTCATTCTTTGAAAGCATTTCAACAACATGTCGTCAGCCAGATGCCTGttgtttcatgtttatgttGCACTGGCGCCTACAGCGTCTTGACTCTATAGGGCCTGCCAATGATGTCCGGTTCTCCTACAGAAACATCACATCCACAGGGGGAAGCAGGAAATATGCAAACTCCAGTCATCTTGCTATAGAGCAACTGAGCCTGACATATGGAGATATCGCTCAGCATAACTACGCCACGAGCCTGAGGATATCTGCAAGTTCAAAGAAACAAGACTGACATTAAAGCTTATAAAAGCTCTGAATATTGCAAGTGTGCACAACTTTGCTCGTGGGCTTTTCtaataatacaaatactgtaaaaacaCCAGTGATGGAATTAATTCTGACATTTCACCTGGGTGTATTTCCATTATGTCAGATTTTACCTTTATTCCATGGCATTTCTGGGGTTTTACATGAAATGTTCAAAGTATGCTGCATTGTTAAAGCTTGTGACTGTTAAAATAGTTTGACTGCATCAGCCACTGCCAGCTCTGTGATTAGTCACTTTGCTTCCTGAGCCAAAGGCACTCCCATCAAGATTGTCTTAGAAAAACCATCACTTCCAATAAAGTGTAGCAATGCAGTGCTGAGTGTTATTCTTTTGATCTGCACTTAATATTTTTTACAGAGGAACTATGCTTCTAATTGTCTAAATGtctgttttactttattactgcTTCTGAGGTCTAAAGTCAGTTGCTCTTTTTTTTGCCGCTGAATGAGAGAGATATTAAAAGTAAATCAGCAGCCGCGAAACTTAAATACAAAGGGAGGTGCAATATTTTTGCTCCTAATACATGTTGGCATTCAGACTGGCTAATACATAAATCATACAAGGTCATCCTGTTCAAGTGCACAATAGCTCCAGGATGAGGAGAGTTTATTTGGAATCTGCTCCGCATGGCAGGCGTTCAAATGATTATTCAGTGTATAATAATGCCAGCAGAGTCGAAACGCATATACAACGCCAGGATGCAATTATGTCAATagtttttcactgtgtgtcGCCTCAAATACTAAACTGCTCATGATTTATATAAACCTTTTAAATTGTGTAATATGATTTTTGATGCCacagcacaaaaataaaataaacctctGTTGGCCgtgactgcagcagcactgctgTTTACCCTGCACAGGCTCCTCCAGCCCACAAGGGCATATTTAGATATGAAGGTCAACACAttaattggattttttttcatccagaaaGGATTAGACAGCATGCACCACGCAGACTCTCAATTCATGTGTCAGAACGAGCCCATTAACAGTTAATTTCATTCTGTCTGCCTTCACATGGCCCATTGAGCAGCCCACTGCTTTGTAAGCATGATGCATGGGCACATGTGAGAGCTATGTGGATACGCCACACAAATGCATACATTATTGGAGCTGGATTTaaaatgaccacacacacacacacacacacacacacacactcgtcgtATTTACCTATTGATGGGCACACTCTGCTCATCTGCTGTCTCTCTATCTGATATTCAAATGCACCAATTGTCTTTCTTGGGCCATTTGTCTCTCCCAGCTCCAGTTGGATCTAATGAGCGCTGACAGTGAACCTTGCTACGGGAGTTATTAATACTTGTGTTGAGGCAGGGATTAGGGAATGCTGCAGGACGCTCTCCCTGCTTTTCAGTGTCAGGGAAAAAAAACGaaacagtgcatgtgtgtcctGTGGAAACGATGCAGACCCCTGTACCTTCCTACTAGTAAATTCAACCCAAACGACTGTCACGGTAAAACAAAGCAGATCAGTGGTGGCAGCCGGGGTAGTAACTCAGGGACGGATGTGGACGAGGATTTCACAGTTGGTCAAGGTCAACAAGAAACTGTTTCCAGCTCAGGTTGAATGTAATAACTACGTTAGAACAAGGACTGAGCCCTTCTGCACTCAAATTCACCCACATTATGTGATGAAAagaatatatgtacatatatgcCATATATTGCATGcatgtatattatatatgttcTATAGTAAAGTATAAAGACATATATTAAACAAACTATTGCTGTAAAATCTACAAACAAGATTATAAATCGACAGCTGAGGGAATACATACTTTTCTCAGAGTAATGTGTCTGTTCAAAcattaaattcattcattcatgcatcACTATCACTGGCTCATTAATCAGCTGTTTTGACAATCAGCCGACAGGAAGTGAACAAtctcttattttatatttaggtTTAATTCGTACATTTTAAGGAAGACAAAATAAGTCCTTGAAAATAcctaattatttttatttgccaATATGGGTTCTCCCCCTTGTgacataataaaatgttatacTGTGGTGTTACTAAATATGTACAGTAAATAATGGTTTAAACAGAAATGGGAAAGGTGCCATTGAGCCGGATCGTTTGTTGGCTCGTTTGCAGTTATTCCATATACTCTGATGGCCTGCAGGAATCAGGGATCATGGTATCAGACATGACCAGAGCCAATTTTTACATCAGCCAAGCCGAGCATTAATGGAGGCCAGCTCAGTGTCCGGGCTGTAAATCATGTGTGAAGAGGAGTGACTTCTTTATATCTTTTTGGAGGTAGAGGATGGTGCAGCAACCCCGGCTCCTGATCAGATACTTtcacatttgaatgaaatgaGGTGTTTAATGATATTGACTCTCACTCTGTGTTGACGTGTTGACGTGTTTTATAGCAGCAGGGCGTTTCAGTCTTAGATCCTCATGGCTCACAGCAAACAGGTTCATCCAGAGCTTACATTTCCAATCGATAGTTACCACCTAGATTCTGCTGAACAAATGGATCCATTGTGCAGCTCGATTCTGTGAAACTTTAAAGTCAATGCAGTGTGACTCCACTCTGTGTGTGCCGgtctcttccctcttttcttcaCAAGCTCAAGGAGAGCATCATGTGGAAAAAGTACATCAAATCATTGTAATCATTGTAACACAACATTGTTGCTGCACTGACCTGTCCAAAGAGTTTATTGAGGTAGGAGATGTAGGCGGCGGCCACTGCTGAGCTGTTGCTGAGGCTCCTTTTACCGCGGCGACGTGACCCCTCCTCGCCAGCGCCCTTACCTTTGGCCGAAGGAGACTGTGACTTTGAGCTGTGAAGTTTGCATGAATGAGTTAAGAGTTGAGCCCTGTAACATCAGTCCTATAATTTCCCTCCCTTAACTCATGTTAGTAAAAAATACACTTAAAgggacagtgtgtagaattttggtGTTTAGGTGTTGAAactgaatgttgcagctgaacacccctcacctcaccgaaaggtgtttagtttgtccagtctggactaatgtcaaaaacatggcggcctccgtagagtgggtcccctcgatgtaaatataaagtatttaaatataaaggaccttttctgtggtaaagaaaactacaattcatacaatttagatgaaatgaactagtgaaaacatcatgaggattattagattagattatatTAGACtcaactttattgtcactgCACATGTACAAAGCAACGAAATGCAGTAAATGCAGTATTCTACATTAATtttctttcacctaaatcttacacactggacctttaagagccTTTTGGGAGATATTCTTAGAAAGGTGTTACACCATAACCACCCTTGAAATAATTGCCCATCTTGAGCGGGATGATTTAAACATATCAACGGTCCAATCAGATGACGTCCGTGATTACCTCAGTCACCAGAGAACGGATGACAGGAAGTGTTCCTTGAGGACAATTTAGATTTTCTGAGGGGCTTGTTTTTGCCGGTGATGTACCAATCGATGACACTAATTGGGTGCACAGATCTACACAGCCCACTCCCCTCATCCTAATCAATGTTGATTAGAAACAGAGAATGATAATAACCAGAATTTCTTGGAGAGGCTGAGCTGAAGGGCCTTGTTTTTGAATCTCCCAGAAGCAGGTGATCTGCCAGCAGCTGCCGCCGCTGCCCCGCGCCCCGCTCGAGGAGACATGCTAGGAGAAAGAGaagctttaatcagttttaAGTGCACTTAATGTTCCGTGATTAATATGAACACTTCTCTATTTTTACAACCAACAATAAAAATCCTGGACTGTGTGGAGTCTTTGCTGTTAGCGTGGATTGCTAACAGATagaagcaaagaaagaaaagtaatgtAAGAGTTTAAAGACTACATtacccaaaaaataaaaataaaaaaatcggTTCAAAGCCAAATGATAATTTCTGGTATGGTTGTCTTTCCCATTATGAATTTTTCACTGATACGGTACTGtacaagaaaacacattttgggaTGCAAGTCATTCAGACTGATGTTACATGGTTACACATCATTTTAGTTCATGGTGTCACTGACCTGGCTGCTGACGATGGCCGACTATCTGCTCCTCCCTTTGCACCTTTCAATGACATCCTGTGTGGAAGAGACacggggaaaaaaagaggacagTCTCCTTTGAAAAAGAAAGTCCATTCATGGTTGACCAAGCTTCAtatctttgttacattgtttacatgtgATCCAGCTCATTGTGGTTTCACATACATTTTGTATGATTTACATTCGTCCAGTCTTCATCAACTACATCTGCCGTGTCTACCTAAatttgacattgattggtttgtggaCGGATGTGCATCTTTCAGCAGAAATAGTGTGTTGCAGGATTTTAGAGGTTTGTCACTGAGCTGCCTGCTGTGGTTGAGACTGACAATGAGAATAAACATAACAATAAAGTGTTGAGACATAAAACCTAAACAATGAGCCTAAAAATGCCAAAACTGTCTGAAGAGCTGAGAGTTTAGTGATGATCATCTGTGAGTGTGTCGGTACAAAACACCCAATTCACATTAAATTAGCTTCATCTTTAAAGATGCATGTTGAAGCACCTTTAActattgattaaaaaaaacaacatatgtcacacataaataaaacaagaagcTTGAGCACAGGATTCAATTTAAACTATGACTTCTACATCTCCAGGGAGGAAATGTTATCCAACTGCGGGACAGATTACTTTGGACATGAGGACAAACAATGAAATCAAGATGATACACAAAAAATAAGAGTGGGTGGAGAGCTCAAGATAGCCGAGATCAGAGGAGCACAAAGGGAGGAATAGTGCGAAAGATGGGAgtgtgagacagaggaagatagagaagatgaagatgacaaAAGAGCGAGTGAACGATAATCGCATGActtgcagaggaggaggaggagatacaTACAATCTGTTTGAGACATGCAGAGCTGCCATTCTGGTTATAAGCCCCTGATGAACGGCGGCTCTCAGCGTTGATGTGTTGCAAACAGAATACCTCACTCCACCATCTCACATGCCATAAACACAGATACTGAAGATCTGCTCCAGCGGCCGCTACTCAGGTTAAACATACACCGCGGCGGCCATAACAAGAAGAGACACAAAGACCAGCCAGTTCGCTAAATTACGTTCGACTGCTTAATGTGCCTCTGCCAAACGAGCTGCATTCCAAACTCCCACTGGGTTGATCGAAACGCACCATGACAGAGGAGTGATTGCTTGTCTGTCACGCTTTCACACAATCAGTGTCCATGTGATACACGGTGGAGGCAACACGCTTAGAGCATGTTAAGGGGTTGGGGCGGAGaaggaggagacattttctactCCCAACACAAATGCAATTCAAAAATTACAAAGATTGGATGGAATTTATACATGTATTATCTAAGCTGCACTGTAATATAGGCCCATAGTGCAATTATAgtaatagtttttaattttaatatacagtacatgcaggATATGATGAGTCATACATCATAGCTTTCatataaacagagagagagagagatactttTGCACAGCTACCCTTATCAGGACTTTGCATTGCATTCCATTCATTATGGACAACCTAACCAAACTTTATGCCTAACGTTAACCCTGACCAATTCATCCCTAATCCAAACCTTAATCTCACTACAATTCATATCTCAGTCCGAACCTCAACCAGGAACTCAGAATTTAATTTAGCCTTATTAGGACgtggctttggtccccatgggATGTACTGGTCCTGATGAGGTCAGTGTCCTAAAGAGgtagcacacacaaacacacagacacacacacacccacacacacacacacccacacacccacatctCTTCCACTCCCCAAAAGGTTCACGCTGTACATGTGGGTAAAGCACCATATCTGGACTTTCTAAAGAAGCTGTCTCACAATGTTTGCCTGAATAATTGCTCTCATCTTCAGTGAGCACAATCCCATCaggttaaacaaacacacacacacacactgacacgcaCGGACACAGACACAGCGCACACACACGATTTACCACACAAGCCAGCATTGAGCagcattctgtgtgtgtgcagatctcCTCCCTAAGTGGCCAATTGCTGTCAATCACCGAGCCGACACAAGCAATTTTAGATCCTAATCACGCTAATTGAAGTAATGAAATTGAGGGCCAGTTGGATGTGGgctaaaacaaacacagctaaCGCAGCTGATGATGGAGAGCGGCCTGCACTTGAGGGCTGGTGGTGTTGCGGCAACGGTTGAATGGCCCTGGCCCGGGAAGCAAGGGGTTAAACTCTAAATAGGAATTCTAAATATATTTCAGAAGAGCCACTGGAGAGAAGGGCAACACAAAACAGGCAGAAAATAGAAAGCGCTTAGAGAGGTGATTACTCCACCAAGGCTGCACCATTCTTTTAATCTGTTACTTCAACAAGGgcgaaatgaaaaaaacatgttttggtttttttggaTGGATGTGACTGTGTGCATCAGAACATGTGCATTGACACACATTGTCCTGATTTGCTGATAGTGACCATGCTTTCTGGAGAGTACTTCCCTCCTGTCTGGGAATATAAGAGCATTGCACACGGATGAATTGAGCAAAAATATCCAGCGAGACACATTCATGGCCACAGAGATATGGCAGCTCATAGTTGTTATGTAAATTTGGTTCCACTGAATTCAAGAGCTTGGGTCATTTATGACAAATAGGCGACATCTAATAGAGTTTCAACAAGTTCTACAAACTGAATGGAAATACTTATTCTTGTGTAATGTGTCTGTTTAGGTGGAGAAGTGTGGGGCTAATGGTGATAGGTCTGTTTCTGTCACCACAGAGGATGACGTTAAGTTAAAGGACACTTAGTCCATACATCAAGTGTCACTCATTGatttgtgagctgctgttctgAAGTGTTGTTTGacggatggacaacctgaaaacaggCAACAACCACCAAGCAAACTGACAGAGCTAAAAACATAATGTCAAGAACCTCTTCAGCAGATCTAATTCATCAAGAGGGTACTTTAGCATTGGACTAAAATGGTTGAACACACA
This is a stretch of genomic DNA from Paralichthys olivaceus isolate ysfri-2021 chromosome 8, ASM2471397v2, whole genome shotgun sequence. It encodes these proteins:
- the cabp4 gene encoding calcium-binding protein 4, translated to MSLKGAKGGADSRPSSAASMSPRAGRGAAAAAAGRSPASGRFKNKALQLSLSKKFCSKSQSPSAKGKGAGEEGSRRRGKRSLSNSSAVAAAYISYLNKLFGQERELMPEELDELQEAFKEFDYDADGFIHYKDIADCMRTMGYMPTEMELIEIIQQIKMKWGGHVDFDDFCSLMGPRMLAETAHMVGMKELRCAFKQFDCDGDGKITCDELKEGMKTLLGEKLKKGELEEILGDIDLNKDGNIDFDEFVMMLSAR